In Leishmania panamensis strain MHOM/PA/94/PSC-1 chromosome 18 sequence, the following proteins share a genomic window:
- a CDS encoding hypothetical protein (TriTrypDB/GeneDB-style sysID: LpmP.18.1310) codes for MFSPVYEDVSGLFGRPMPISSFGPPAELQFPQTHYMATTTNAPQAPVQQQQQQLAGRATVYSLVDASGVQLHRQAALPQQIPMGNVSFGAFDGASIVPYEVFLHQHHHQQQQLPAASKPAAVHTEDGVKYYFSSSAGAPVMTSAGPAAATQSNLMQVQPHGTTFYTLESNGTRTALTSTPPASSHYPGAAAATATGFSSSGPLGRTPAAVGGASVTPYGIPGHVPSASPVAVTNNQHRPGSGINTSVSTRRENQATLYEMLTAKATLDVFDPDFKFIYNVPTSCVVHLPPARLNITRLVLCRNYRSHEPQSCAMGSSCKFVHADCNYTKLEAHPIHVNYIWRHETLCTYPRMPAGERLEVVQPDGHSIVILSEKVLLTAGAAARREEGKTTLMCCDSYENSGMCNSGERCNLIHAVHVDPSVQGDFKRAPRKRDGQSSANNHISHVSSSAIQCTNNNGSSSASNGEASGRARRSGSSPTAEQLPQRRHTHSPDTVNTNSSNATNVTMLNGTTSNTTTSTPVERILNTSASAKLQEAVSQQLRAAGGMSSQLVTPSFSISLTPFAIQTLTSSQSLGTLLYLPRGASEATVLGPVDAGEVPQSPR; via the coding sequence ATGTTCTCCCCGGTGTATGAAGATGTGTCCGGTCTCTTCGGCCGCCCCATGCCCATCTCCAGCTTTGGTCCACCAGCAGAGTTGCAGTTTCCTCAAACACACTACATGGCGACAACCACCAACGCACCGCAGGCACcagttcagcagcagcagcaacagctcgCTGGACGCGCTACGGTCTACTCGTTGGTTGACGCATctggtgtgcagctgcaccgccaggCTGCATTGCCGCAGCAAATTCCAATGGGCAACGTGTCGTTTGGCGCCTTCGATGGCGCTTCCATTGTCCCATACGAAGTCTTCCTGCATCAGCATcatcatcagcagcagcaactcccCGCTGCCAGCAAGCCCGCCGCTGTTCACACTGAGGATGGTGTGAAGTACTACTTTTCCTCTTCAGCAGGTGCACCAGTGATGACTTCTGCTGGCcctgcagcggcaacacaGTCCAACCTCATGCAGGTGCAGCCGCATGGCACCACCTTCTACACTCTTGAATCGAATGGCACCAGAACGGCGTTGACCTCCACGCCTCCTGCCAGCAGCCACTACcccggtgcagcagcagcaacagcgaccGGATTTTCGAGCAGCGGCCCGCTCGGTAGGACGCCGGCGGCTGTCGGTGGCGCCTCGGTAACCCCTTATGGGATACCAGGCCACGTGCCTAGCGCCTCCCCTGTTGCTGTGACAAACAACCAGCACCGCCCTGGCAGTGGAATCAACACCAGCGTGTCCACTCGCCGAGAGAACCAGGCCACGCTTTATGAGATGCTAACCGCCAAGGCCACACTGGATGTGTTCGACCCGGACTTTAAGTTCATCTACAATGTACCGACGAGCTGCGTGGTACACCTGCCACCTGCACGGCTGAACATTACTCGTCTTGTGCTGTGCCGCAACTACCGCTCGCATGAaccgcagagctgcgcgatggggagcagctgcaagTTTGTGCACGCGGACTGCAACTACACGAAGCTGGAGGCACACCCAATTCACGTGAACTACATCTGGCGCCATGAGACTCTCTGCACGTACCCACGCATGCCGGCCGGCGAGaggctggaggtggtgcagccgGATGGTCACAGTATTGTGATTCTCTCGGAGAAGGTTCTCCTGACggccggcgcggcagcgcggagggaagagggaaagactACGCTGATGTGCTGCGACAGCTACGAGAACAGTGGCATGTGCAACAGCGGCGAACGGTGCAACTTAATCCACGCCGTGCATGTGGACCCAAGCGTTCAGGGCGACTTCAAGCGCGCTCCTCGAAAGCGCGATGGACAGAGCAGTGCCAACAATCACATCAGCCACGTTTCTAGCAGCGCAATTCAGTGCACGAATaacaacggcagcagcagcgcgagcaacGGCGAAGCGAGCGGACGggcgcggcggagcggcagctcACCCACTGCGGAGCAGTtaccgcagcgccgacacacCCATTCTCCAGACACCGTGAACACCAACTCCAGCAATGCGACCAACGTCACCATGCTGAACGGCACGACGTCCAACACAACTACGTCCACTCCAGTCGAGAGGATCCTGAATACATCTGCGTCTGCGAAGCTGCAGGAAGCggtgtcgcagcagctgcgcgcagcAGGGGGTATGAGCTCGCAGCTGGTGACTCCGTCTTTCTCCATCTCGCTCACACCCTTTGCCATTCAAACATTGACGAGCTCTCAGTCACTGGGGACGCTTTTATATCTGCCGCGCGGGGCTTCCGAGGCTACGGTGCTCGGGCCCGTCGATGCCGGCGAGGTGCCGCAGTCCCCTCGTTGA